Proteins encoded by one window of Verrucomicrobiota bacterium:
- a CDS encoding ABC transporter ATP-binding protein has product MTLPATTSPVIEVHELTKRFSQFTAVDRVSFTVRRGEIFGFLGPNGAGKSTTIRMLCGLLSSTSGTASVGGYDINRQPERVRENLGYMSQKFSLYRDLTVAENLAFFGGVYGLGKTKLRDRAATVVGMAGLTGLENQVTGTLSGALQQRLSLGCAILHEPPILFLDEPTSGVDPISRRLFWDLIQNMAANGITILITTHFLDEAELCQRLGFISSGRLIALNTPSAIKRKAVREDLFEVSLGAHHGAKEGVDALEGVVASSWFGPRLHVFCQPGVWDAPRLVAKLRERGVEALAAERSPVRLEDVFIRLVQQNQPSTDTPS; this is encoded by the coding sequence ATGACTCTCCCCGCCACCACCTCACCCGTCATCGAGGTGCATGAATTGACCAAACGGTTTAGCCAATTCACAGCGGTGGACCGCGTATCGTTCACGGTGCGGCGCGGTGAAATTTTTGGATTCCTGGGACCAAACGGCGCTGGTAAATCCACCACCATCCGCATGTTATGCGGGCTGCTATCCTCCACCTCCGGCACCGCCTCGGTCGGCGGCTACGACATCAATCGCCAACCCGAGCGCGTGCGGGAAAACCTCGGCTACATGTCCCAGAAGTTCAGTCTCTATCGTGATCTCACCGTGGCCGAAAACCTCGCGTTCTTTGGCGGTGTGTACGGACTGGGAAAAACCAAGTTGCGCGACCGCGCCGCCACGGTGGTCGGAATGGCCGGGTTGACCGGGCTGGAAAATCAAGTTACCGGCACCTTATCTGGTGCGTTGCAGCAGCGGCTTTCCCTCGGCTGCGCCATTCTGCACGAGCCGCCCATTTTATTCCTCGACGAACCCACCAGCGGCGTGGACCCCATTTCCCGCCGCCTGTTCTGGGATTTGATCCAGAACATGGCCGCCAATGGCATCACCATCCTCATCACCACGCATTTCCTGGATGAGGCAGAGTTGTGCCAGCGGCTCGGCTTCATCAGCAGCGGACGGCTCATTGCGCTCAATACCCCCTCCGCCATCAAACGCAAAGCGGTGCGGGAAGATTTGTTCGAGGTTTCCCTCGGCGCGCACCATGGCGCCAAGGAGGGCGTGGACGCACTGGAAGGGGTGGTCGCTTCCTCTTGGTTTGGACCGCGCCTGCATGTCTTTTGCCAACCGGGCGTCTGGGATGCCCCGCGCCTGGTGGCCAAGCTGCGGGAACGCGGGGTGGAAGCCCTCGCCGCCGAGCGGTCACCCGTGCGCCTCGAAGATGTGTTTATCCGCCTGGTTCAGCAAAACCAACCGTCCACCGACACACCTTCATGA